One Dama dama isolate Ldn47 chromosome 16, ASM3311817v1, whole genome shotgun sequence DNA window includes the following coding sequences:
- the NOL6 gene encoding nucleolar protein 6, producing the protein MGPAPARAEHRGTAGEPEVMESALEGTGKEGKKESLKKRKIAGSPGEGLLQPVKLSRAELYKEPTNEELSRLRETESLFHSSLLRLQVEELLKEVRLSEKKKERIDAFLREVNQRIMKVPSTLETELTNQEWLPDGVQVPIHQVPYTVKGRFHFLPPAQVTVVGSYLLGTCIRPDINVDVALTIPREILQDKDGLNQRYFRKRALYLAHLAHHLAKDPLFGSVRFSYTNGCHLKPSLLLRPHGKDERLVTVRLHPCPPPDFFRPCRLLPSKSNVRSAWYRGQSPSGDGSPEPPTPHYNTWLLQDTALESHVQLLSAVLGSASGLKDGVALLKVWLRQRELDKGLGGFSGFLVSMVVAFLVSTRKIHTTMSGYQVLRSTLQFLASTDLTVNGVSLCFSSDPSLPALADFHQAFPVVFLDSSGRLNLCADVTASTYHQVQHEARLSMALLDSKADDGFQLLLMTPKPMIRAFDHIVHLRPLSRLQAACHRLKLWPELQDLGGDYVSAALGPLTTLLEQGLGSRLQLLAHSRPPVSEWDISQEPPKHRDPGVLTLGLLLRPEGLTSVLELGPEADQPEAADFRQFWGSRSELRRFQDGAIREAVVWEAASMAQKRLIPHQVVTHLLALHADIPDTCVHYTGGLLDALIQGLKETSSTGEEALAAAVRCYDDLSRLLWGLDGLPLTVSAVQGAHPVLRYTEVFPPTPVRPAHSFHEQLRERASLLPRPDKPCPAYVEPMTVVCHLEGSGQWPQDAEAIRRVRAAFQLRLAELLTQQHGLPCRATATHTDVLKDGFVFRIRVAYQREPQILKETRSPEGMVSLRDTPASLRLERDTRQLPLLTSALHGLQQQHPAFSAVARLAKRWVRAQLLGGEVTDESLDLVAAALFLHPEPFTPPSSPQVGFLRFLFLMSTFDWKNNPLIVNLNNELTAEEQVEIRSVFLATRAKLPVMVIVTPQDRKSSVWTQDGPSPQILHQLVVLAAESLPVLEKQLMDPRGPGDIRTVFRPPLDMYDVLIHLAPRHIPRHRQAVDSPAASFCRGLLTEPGPSSLMPVLGYDPPQLYLAQLREAFGHLALFFYDQHGGEVIGVLWKPTSFQPQPFKASNTKGRMVVSQGGEPVMVPNVEAILEDFAILGEGLVQTVEARSERWTV; encoded by the exons ATGGGCCCCGCACCTGCAAGAGCGGAGCATCGCGGAACTGCTGGGGAGCCGGAG GTGATGGAGTCAGCTCTGGAAGGCACAGGCAAAGAGGGGAAGAAGGAATCCTTAAAGAAACGTAAGATAGCTGGGTCTCCAGGGGAGGGCCTCCTGCAGCCTGTGAAGCTCAGCCGGGCAGAACTGTACAAGGAGCCTACCAATGAGGAGCTCAGTCGCCTTCGGGAGACTGAGAGTCTGTTCCATTCCAGCTTGCTTCGTTTACAG GTAGAGGAGTTACTAAAGGAAGTGAGGCtgtcagagaagaagaaagagcGGATTGATGCTTTCCTACGGGAGGTCAACCAGCGGATCATGAAGGTGCCCTCAACCCTTGAGACAGAG CTGACCAACCAGGAATGGCTCCCAGATGGGGTTCAAGTCCCTATCCACCAAGTGCCCTATACTGTGAAGGGCCGTTTCCATTTCTTGCCCCCAGCCCAGGTCACTGTTGTGGGAAGTTACCTTCTGGGCACCTGCATCCGGCCGGACATCAATGTGGATGTGGCACTGACCATACCCAGG GAGATCCTACAGGACAAGGATGGGCTGAACCAGCGCTATTTCCGCAAGCGTGCCCTCTACCTGGCCCACTTGGCTCACCACCTGGCCAAGGACCCACTTTTCGGCAGTGTTCGCTTTTCCTACACCAATGGCTGCCACCTGAAACCCTCGCTGCTGCTGCGGCCTCACG GGAAGGATGAGCGTTTGGTCACCGTCCGTCTGCATCCCTGCCCTCCACCCGACTTCTTCCGCCCGTGCCGCCTGCTGCCATCCAAGAGCAACGTGCGCTCTGCCTGGTACCGAGGGCAAAGTCCTTCGGGGGATG GTAGCccagaaccccccaccccccactacaACACATGGCTCCTGCAGGACACGGCCCTTGAATCCCACGTGCAGCTGTTGTCAGCTGTGCTGGGCTCAGCCTCAGGACTGAAGGATGGAGTGGCACTTCTGAAGGTCTGGCTGCGGCAGCGGGAACTGGACAAG GGCCTGGGAGGATTCAGCGGGTTCCTTGTCTCCATGGTGGTGGCCTTCCTCGTGTCCACACGCAAGATCCACACCACCATGAGCGGCTACCAGGTGCTGAGAAGCACCCTGCAGTTTCTGG CCAGTACAGATCTGACCGTCAACGGGGTCAGTTTATGCTTCAGCTCAGATCCCTCCCTG ccGGCCCTGGCTGACTTCCACCAGGCCTTCCCTGTTGTCTTCCTGGACTCCTCGGGCCGTCTCAACCTCTGTGCtgatgtcactgcttccacttacCACCAG GTGCAGCATGAGGCTCGGTTGTCTATGGCGCTCCTGGACAGCAAAGCTGACGATGGGTTCCAGCTGCTCTTGATGACTCCCAAACCCATGATCCGGGCTTTTGACCACATCGTGCA CCTCCGTCCACTGAGTCGCCTGCAGGCAGCATGTCACCGGCTGAAGCTGTGGCCAGAGCTCCAGGATCTCGGTGGGGACTATGTCTCAGCGGCTTTGGGCCCACTCACCACCCTCCTGGAGCAGGGCCTGGGGTCCCGGCTGCAGCTGCTGGCCCACTCTCGGCCCCCAGTCTCAGAG TGGGACATCAGCCAGGAGCCACCAAAGCATAGAGATCCGGGtgtcctgaccctgggattgctccTCCGGCCTGAGGGGCTGACCAGTGTTCTTGAGCTGGGTCCTGAGGCTGACCAGCCTGAG GCTGCTGACTTCCGCCAGTTCTGGGGCTCTCGCTCCGAGCTTCGGCGTTTCCAGGATGGAGCCATTCGGGAAGCTGTGGTCTGGGAGGCTGCGTCTATGGCCCAGAAGCGTCTCATTCCCCACCAAGTGGTCACTCATCTCTTGGCACT CCACGCTGACATTCCAGATACCTGTGTCCACTATACGGGGGGCCTCCTGGACGCACTGATCCAAGGCCTGAAAGAG ACCTCCAGCACCGGTGAGGAGGCCCTGGCAGCTGCAGTGCGTTGCTACGACGACCTCAGCCGCCTGCTGTGGGGCCTGGATGGTCTGCCGCTGACCGTGTCTGCCGTGCAGGGCGCTCACCCTGTGCTGCGCTATACTGAG GTGTTCCCGCCAACCCCAGTCCGTCCAGCCCACTCCTTCCATGAGCAGCTGCGAGAGCGGGCCTCGCTGTTGCCCCGGCCTGACAAGCCCTGCCCAGCCTACGTGGAGCCCATGACTG TGGTGTGCCACCTGGAGGGCAgtgggcagtggccacaggatgccGAGGCCATTCGCAGGGTCCGTGCCGCCTTCCAGCTGCGCCTGGCGGAGCTGCTGACTCAGCAGCACGGGCTGCCATGCCGCGCCACGGCCACGCACACCGACGTCCTCAAG GACGGGTTTGTGTTCCGGATCCGTGTGGCCTACCAGCGGGAGCCGCAGATCCTGAAAGAGACGCGCAGCCCCGAGGGGATGGTCTCGCTGAGGGACACCCCCGCCTCCCTCCGCCTCGAGAGGGACACGAGGCAGTTGCCCCTGCTCACCAGTGCCTTGCATGG GCTCCAGCAGCAGCACCCAGCCTTCTCAGCTGTGGCTCGGCTGGCCAAGCGGTGGGTGCGTGCCCAGCTCCTGGGTGGGGAGGTCACCGATGAGAGCCTGGACCTGGTGGCTGCTGCCCTGTTCCTGCACCCTGAGCCCTTCACCCCTCCCAG CTCCCCCCAGGTCGGCTTCCTCCGGTTCCTTTTCCTGATGTCAACCTTCGATTGGAAGAACAACCCCCTAATTGTCAACCTCAACAATGAGCTCACTG CGGAAGAGCAGGTGGAGATCCGCAGTGTCTTTCTGGCAACCCGGGCAAAGCTCCCCGTCATGGTCATTGTTACCCCCCAGGATCGCAAAAGCTCCGTGTGGACACAGGATGGACCCTCGCCCCAG ATCCTCCACCAGCTCGTGGTCCTGGCAGCCGAGTCCTTGCCTGTCCTAGAGAAGCAGCTTATGGATCCCCGGGGGCCCGGAGACATCAGG ACGGTGTTCCGGCCACCATTGGACATGTACGACGTGCTGATCCACCTGGCCCCCCGCCACATCCCCCGGCACCGCCAGGCTGTGGACTCGCCGGCTGCCTCTTTCTGCCGGGGCCTGCTCACTGAGCCAGGGCCCTCCTCTCTCATGCCCGTGCTGGGCTATGATCCGCCTCAGCTCTACTTGGCACAGCTCAGG GAGGCCTTCGGACACCTGGCTCTTTTCTTCTATGACCAGCATGGTGGAGAGGTGATCGGTGTCCTCTGGAAGCCCACCAGCTTCCAGCCCCAGCCCTTCAAG GCCTCCAACACGAAGGGACGCATGGTGGTGTCTCAAGGCGGGGAGCCAGTGATGGTGCCCAATGTCGAAGCCATCCTGGAGGACTTTGCCATCCTGGGCGAAGGCCTGGTCCAGACTGTGGAGGCCCGAAGTGAGAGGTGGACCGTGTGA
- the AQP3 gene encoding aquaporin-3, translating into MGRQKELVNRCGEMLHIRYRLFRQALAECLGTLILVMFGCGSVAQVVLSRGTHGGFLTINLAFGFAVTLGILIAGQVSGAHLNPAVTFAMCFLAREPWIKLPVYTLAQTLGAFLGAGIIFGLYYDAIWAFADNQLFVSGPNGTAGIFATYPSGHLDMVNGFFDQFIGTASLIVCVLAIVDPYNNPVPRGLEAFTVGLVVLVIGTSMGFNSGYAVNPARDFGPRLFTAIAGWGSEVFTTGRHWWWVPIVSPLLGSIAGVFVYQLMIGCHLEPPPPSTDEENVKLSHVKHKEQM; encoded by the exons ATGGGTCGACAGAAGGAGCTGGTGAACCGCTGCGGGGAGATGCTGCACATCCGCTACCGGCTGTTCCGCCAGGCGTTGGCTGAGTGCCTGGGGACCCTCATCCTCGTG ATGTTTGGCTGTGGCTCTGTGGCCCAGGTCGTGCTCAGCCGGGGCACCCACGGTGGTTTCCTCACCATCAACCTGGCCTTTGGCTTCGCCGTCACCCTAGGCATCCTTATTGCTGGCCAGGTCTCTG GGGCCCACCTGAACCCTGCCGTGACCTTTGCGATGTGCTTCCTGGCACGCGAGCCCTGGATCAAGCTGCCTGTGTACACCTTGGCTCAGACTCTGGGAGCCTTCCTGGGCGCTGGCATTATCTTCGGGTTGTATTACG ATGCGATCTGGGCCTTCGCCGACAACCAGCTTTTTGTTTCGGGCCCCAACGGCACAGCTGGTATCTTTGCCACCTACCCCTCTGGACACTTGGACATGGTCAATGGCTTCTTCGACCAG TTCATTGGCACAGCCTCCCTCATCGTGTGTGTGCTGGCCATTGTGGACCCCTACAACAACCCTGTCCCCCGAGGCCTGGAGGCCTTCACCGTGGGCCTGGTGGTCTTGGTCATTGGCACGTCCATGGGCTTCAACTCTGGCTACGCCGTCAACCCCGCCCGGGACTTCGGCCCCCGCCTTTTCACCGCCATCGCCGGCTGGGGCTCGGAAGTCTTCAC GACGGGCCGCCACTGGTGGTGGGTGCCCATTGTCTCTCCGCTCCTGGGTTCCATCGCGGGTGTCTTCGTGTACCAGCTCATGATCGGCTGCCACCTGGAGCCGCCCCCACCCTCCACCGACGAGGAGAATGTGAAGTTGTCCCACGTGAAGCACAAGGAGCAGATGTGA